A genomic segment from bacterium encodes:
- a CDS encoding glycoside hydrolase: MRAIAACVGALFVLQLPLLAQTPDWTLSFDMDQAPNTGGWQSTVTRHEVKDGVLRIVDDSTERGSGHCFQVSWQADPAQEAVVEARMKVVSSEGDAGVCLWVSNGVNEEGVQFRTDGIDLAFAKLKYALDTTKDFHVYRLTLKGQDLKLYVDDKLAIDATGKATAPAHQGRNQLTFGSASSAAKGESLWDYVRFKSPMELQQAIVPPQLEQVTIFREPDTYAVFPGLRMDEATGRLATSFRAGGPKSHIDAKGAGSVSMVSDDGGKTWQKGPMLPGKPFVGPNGRQVRVWCKWWQEHPAEKREELQKQGYLVRDVRPGTVAFCAGAMCGLSKDDGKTWENREIQYPFMACLASGMNSLQLADGTILFPVYGSQKPDDKDSSWLLRSTDYGETWQFIQVGLKPEISLNEPEIIECKSGRLLMVMRTGEGNDHLWQATSDDKGATWHGLKDTGVQGHPPDLLRLQDGRILLSYGFRHPTPGIRAVVSNDEGESWDLQHIYELRGGGGGFDLGYPHSVQLRDGTVVTVYYFFEPGGMQYVAATRWKVP; the protein is encoded by the coding sequence ATGAGAGCCATCGCGGCATGTGTCGGTGCGCTGTTTGTCCTGCAACTCCCCCTCCTGGCCCAGACCCCCGACTGGACCCTCAGCTTCGACATGGACCAGGCGCCCAACACTGGCGGCTGGCAGAGCACCGTCACCCGACACGAAGTCAAGGACGGGGTCCTGCGCATCGTCGATGACAGCACCGAGCGTGGCTCGGGCCACTGCTTCCAGGTGAGCTGGCAGGCCGACCCCGCGCAGGAGGCCGTGGTCGAGGCGCGGATGAAGGTCGTGTCCAGCGAGGGCGACGCGGGGGTCTGCCTCTGGGTGTCCAACGGGGTCAACGAGGAGGGCGTGCAGTTCCGCACCGACGGGATTGACCTGGCCTTCGCGAAGCTGAAGTACGCGCTGGACACGACGAAGGACTTCCACGTCTACCGCCTCACGCTCAAGGGGCAGGACCTGAAGCTGTATGTGGATGACAAGCTGGCGATTGACGCCACCGGCAAGGCGACCGCGCCGGCGCACCAGGGACGCAACCAGCTCACCTTCGGCAGCGCCTCCAGCGCCGCCAAGGGCGAGTCGCTGTGGGACTACGTGAGGTTCAAGTCACCCATGGAACTGCAGCAGGCTATCGTGCCGCCGCAACTGGAGCAGGTCACGATCTTCCGCGAGCCCGATACGTACGCCGTCTTCCCCGGCCTGCGCATGGACGAGGCCACCGGCCGTCTGGCGACCAGCTTCCGGGCCGGGGGGCCGAAGTCGCACATTGACGCCAAGGGCGCCGGGTCGGTCTCCATGGTCAGCGACGACGGCGGCAAGACCTGGCAGAAGGGGCCGATGCTCCCCGGCAAGCCCTTCGTGGGCCCGAACGGGCGGCAAGTGCGGGTCTGGTGCAAGTGGTGGCAGGAGCACCCGGCCGAGAAGCGCGAGGAGTTGCAGAAGCAGGGCTATCTCGTGCGCGACGTACGCCCCGGCACCGTCGCCTTCTGCGCCGGGGCCATGTGCGGCCTCTCCAAAGACGACGGCAAGACGTGGGAGAACCGCGAGATCCAGTACCCCTTCATGGCCTGCCTGGCCTCGGGCATGAACTCCCTGCAGCTTGCCGATGGCACCATCCTCTTCCCCGTCTACGGCTCCCAGAAGCCGGATGACAAGGACTCCTCGTGGCTGCTGCGCTCGACTGACTACGGCGAGACCTGGCAGTTCATCCAGGTTGGCCTGAAGCCGGAGATCAGCCTGAACGAGCCCGAGATCATCGAGTGCAAGAGCGGGCGGCTGCTCATGGTCATGCGCACGGGCGAGGGCAACGATCACCTCTGGCAGGCGACCTCCGACGACAAGGGCGCCACGTGGCATGGCCTCAAAGACACCGGCGTGCAGGGCCATCCGCCGGACCTGCTGCGCCTGCAGGATGGCCGCATCCTGCTGAGCTATGGCTTCCGTCATCCGACGCCCGGCATTCGCGCGGTCGTCAGCAACGACGAGGGGGAAAGCTGGGACCTGCAGCACATCTACGAGTTGCGCGGCGGCGGCGGCGGCTTCGACCTGGGCTATCCGCACTCGGTGCAGCTCCGGGACGGCACGGTCGTGACGGTGTACTACTTCTTCGAGCCCGGCGGGATGCAGTACGTCGCGGCGACGCGGTGGAAGGTGCCGTAG
- a CDS encoding AMMECR1 family protein, with protein sequence MLRLLMPLLPFLLLGPLSPAPAQVAARFRHDPAAGAAALRLARQALDEYCLHRNRLPVPEDLPALLYEHAGVFVSAQVNGAPRCCMGTLRPQGPSLAADLIEAAVRAAAHDTRFPPLRPAELPGLRVIVSILDPPQATVEPFALDPVSDGLAVRSALRTGVVLPGETGRPDRFVSWALTRAGARHGEQVEYFRLTAVRFMEHPTGASQSGR encoded by the coding sequence GTGCTTCGTCTGCTGATGCCTCTATTGCCGTTCCTCCTGCTCGGGCCGCTCTCCCCGGCCCCCGCGCAGGTTGCCGCCCGCTTTCGCCACGACCCCGCCGCCGGCGCAGCGGCTCTGCGCCTGGCACGTCAGGCTCTCGACGAGTACTGTCTCCACCGCAATCGCCTGCCTGTGCCTGAGGACCTGCCGGCGCTGCTGTACGAGCACGCCGGTGTCTTTGTCTCCGCCCAGGTGAACGGCGCGCCGCGCTGCTGCATGGGGACGCTGCGGCCGCAAGGGCCGAGCCTGGCCGCGGACCTCATCGAGGCGGCCGTGCGGGCCGCCGCCCATGACACGCGTTTCCCCCCGCTGAGGCCCGCCGAGCTACCCGGCCTGCGGGTCATCGTGTCCATTCTGGATCCCCCGCAGGCCACGGTCGAGCCCTTCGCGCTCGACCCCGTCAGCGACGGGCTGGCAGTCCGCTCAGCGCTGCGCACGGGCGTGGTGCTGCCCGGGGAGACCGGGCGCCCCGACCGCTTCGTGTCGTGGGCGCTGACGCGGGCCGGGGCACGCCATGGGGAACAGGTCGAGTACTTCCGCCTCACGGCGGTTCGGTTCATGGAGCACCCCACAGGTGCGAGTCAGTCTGGGAGGTAG
- a CDS encoding TlpA family protein disulfide reductase gives MGDPHDGPAGSRPLPALPLLLAASLLIASLASADDTRPAPQPGLTMPAFALFDRDGRLHRLPDYTESVLVVNFFAYWCDTWVKQLPQLKELSRQQADLHFRLIGISVDGQWSDARRKVLRDQKLLFPVLLDGRSELARQIGLRRVPTVLVLDRQRRVTYVHEAYPGNPPVLAAVRKALSR, from the coding sequence ATGGGAGACCCTCACGACGGGCCGGCTGGTAGCCGGCCCCTCCCTGCCCTGCCCTTACTGCTGGCGGCTTCCCTGCTCATTGCGTCGCTGGCGTCCGCCGACGACACCCGGCCTGCCCCGCAGCCGGGACTGACCATGCCGGCCTTCGCCCTGTTCGATCGGGACGGGCGCCTGCATCGCCTGCCCGACTACACCGAGTCCGTGCTGGTCGTCAACTTCTTCGCCTACTGGTGCGACACGTGGGTCAAGCAGTTGCCCCAGCTCAAGGAGCTGTCGCGCCAGCAGGCGGACCTGCACTTCCGCCTGATCGGCATCAGCGTGGACGGCCAGTGGTCCGACGCCCGGCGCAAGGTCCTGCGCGACCAGAAGCTCCTCTTCCCGGTGCTGCTGGATGGCCGGTCGGAGCTGGCGCGCCAGATCGGCCTGCGCCGCGTGCCGACGGTGCTGGTCCTCGACCGGCAGCGCCGGGTCACATACGTACACGAGGCTTACCCCGGCAACCCGCCGGTGCTGGCGGCGGTGCGGAAGGCGTTGTCGCGGTAG
- a CDS encoding GRP family sugar transporter, with the protein MIALALAVLCTSCFSLIVRHSQRAGQSQLAVMGLNYVAASVAAFALSHSGHVSPPTWQIGVIGGVIYATTYLILIQSLDLKGVAIANAITRLSVLIPVLGSIFIFGEQPRPIESAGALLAIGAMPLLSLDRGVGGARLTHRQVPLLLALFVANGSCLLTNKWFHATGLIAERPAFLGILFGTAALVSLVAWLLRCRRLGWREVATGMPLGVINFGTSYMIIAALDSLPGAVVFPVTAALGLVFTTGGAAWLWREVPGRLGRAGLAVALAAVVLINL; encoded by the coding sequence ATGATTGCCCTGGCTCTCGCCGTCCTGTGCACCTCGTGCTTCAGCCTCATCGTCCGGCATAGCCAGCGCGCCGGCCAGAGCCAACTGGCCGTGATGGGCTTGAACTATGTGGCCGCCTCGGTGGCGGCCTTCGCGCTGTCCCACTCGGGCCATGTGTCGCCGCCGACGTGGCAGATCGGCGTGATCGGCGGCGTCATCTACGCGACGACCTACCTGATCCTCATTCAGTCCCTGGACCTCAAGGGCGTGGCCATCGCCAACGCCATCACGCGACTGTCGGTGCTCATCCCGGTGCTGGGGTCCATCTTCATCTTCGGCGAGCAGCCCCGGCCCATCGAGTCCGCCGGGGCCCTGCTGGCCATCGGTGCCATGCCGCTGCTGAGCCTCGACCGCGGCGTGGGCGGCGCGCGCCTGACGCACCGGCAAGTCCCGTTGCTCCTGGCGCTCTTTGTGGCCAACGGCTCGTGTCTGCTGACCAACAAGTGGTTTCACGCCACCGGGCTGATTGCCGAGCGGCCGGCGTTCCTGGGCATCCTGTTCGGTACGGCGGCCCTGGTCTCGCTGGTGGCGTGGTTGCTGCGGTGCCGCCGTCTCGGGTGGCGCGAGGTGGCAACCGGCATGCCGCTGGGGGTCATCAACTTCGGCACGAGCTATATGATCATCGCCGCCCTGGACAGCCTGCCGGGGGCGGTCGTCTTCCCGGTGACGGCGGCGCTGGGGCTCGTGTTCACGACGGGCGGGGCGGCCTGGTTGTGGCGCGAAGTCCCCGGCCGCCTCGGACGCGCCGGACTGGCCGTGGCCCTCGCGGCCGTCGTGCTCATCAACCTGTAG
- a CDS encoding heparinase II/III family protein → MARALCCLLLMLAVPVCSAEEKQYAIPPAAASRPTPSAAEVAAALGTRLDLTRPENRDLAGLLQKEQATAALSLWRDRVVARLRAHDFGEFGWHDYALHPRSTNSVDYVTGVLSFDEYLKTNMYGLLDIRGLAGPPGQGKLVNWYVSVDDVQDWGAPEIAAWDRSVKAERTDFGTFAFAKSFTGRYWQTGKDVYLQKALELFADFSRNHARGFWEIYFANQGLSDRFIGEKLGVDWRLNTNALQIGWRMKNFLKVLAGLSKCLGPDKPKAWKNVLGPTPAPLTREQLDRISAPELAEIALSLERDHVSKILWFVVRDGAVPNQRAEGMKALAFYAAIFPEFKTTPQVGEYLERAYDNFLTSNFAPDGGSLEQSFNYNGQDKEGLEEVLRFYGDRRPRFADQIEARVAARRAVDDALQTPLGSLPQVGNSLDHPGQPVWQGEAAIARQWELNHGKVRPQRYTSIALPYSGFTAMRSGWGLKGLYLFFMNGRPQSGHSMRDNNAIQVTAYGRQLLVCGGDPTYGVFRTPEAKGADFYLSEASSLKNNTVLVDGRSQSKAGPHASRACRTPIASRWHTSPRCDVVDGLYDLGYGDFQSNRDTNVDKSVQHYRRVIFVRPLKLWLVEDRMVNTGDKPHEYSQVWNFLPYAEDARADRCVWGFRADQFDLQPQAKRFRTTDPGGPNVELVHFGPSIQYRKYCGNRDPWLGWYAFGIGDARPKVDVHVAWQSSDSDTLLTLIVPLDTGEASPVVEPTEDAAGDAHDLKIKLRDGQWLWYRSTPAEGTTPAGAPMGSRAILACEQGRETWGVAFGSQKLSVNGRDYTPPSEDYEYVAPPDGQPVFTPIEAPVVPDLVPPRPFLKIEDADPVTVANLREGLQVRYTTDGRDPDVGSTLYEAPVALKQPGTVKARFFAGKRPLPLVATRDVRPWPWPLRTADRQETQGLEPGLKYDFFVHQSSIRIYDLMLRRPERSGVCAGLDMSLSEPVRFCGVKWRGYVRVPRDGVYHFFLDSPETAALFIQNPERDLQLPVLATVGWWGSQDSGSAALQAGLHMIEIQFMRNSRNELKVEVEGPGVTRQALTDQWFWRER, encoded by the coding sequence ATGGCTCGCGCGCTGTGCTGTTTGCTGCTGATGCTCGCCGTGCCCGTCTGCAGTGCCGAGGAGAAGCAGTACGCCATCCCGCCCGCGGCCGCGTCTCGGCCCACGCCGTCTGCGGCGGAGGTCGCGGCGGCCCTCGGCACTCGTCTCGACCTCACGCGGCCGGAGAACCGGGACCTCGCCGGCCTGCTCCAGAAGGAGCAGGCCACGGCGGCGCTGTCCCTCTGGCGCGACCGCGTCGTCGCCCGCCTGCGCGCGCACGACTTCGGCGAGTTCGGCTGGCACGACTACGCCCTGCACCCCCGCAGCACCAACTCCGTAGACTATGTCACCGGCGTGCTGAGCTTCGACGAGTACCTGAAGACCAACATGTACGGCCTGCTGGACATCCGCGGTTTGGCCGGGCCCCCGGGCCAGGGCAAGCTCGTGAACTGGTACGTCAGCGTGGATGACGTGCAGGACTGGGGCGCGCCGGAGATCGCCGCGTGGGACCGGAGCGTGAAGGCTGAGCGCACTGATTTCGGCACCTTCGCGTTCGCCAAGTCCTTCACCGGGCGCTACTGGCAGACCGGGAAGGACGTCTACCTGCAGAAGGCGCTGGAGTTGTTCGCGGACTTCTCGCGCAACCACGCGCGGGGCTTCTGGGAGATCTACTTCGCCAACCAGGGGCTGTCGGACAGGTTCATCGGGGAGAAGCTCGGGGTGGACTGGCGCCTGAACACCAATGCCCTGCAGATCGGCTGGCGGATGAAGAACTTCCTGAAGGTCCTGGCCGGGCTGAGCAAGTGCCTCGGCCCGGACAAGCCCAAGGCATGGAAGAACGTGCTGGGGCCGACGCCGGCGCCGCTGACCCGGGAGCAGCTCGACCGGATCAGTGCGCCGGAGTTGGCTGAGATCGCATTGAGCCTGGAGCGCGACCATGTGAGCAAGATCCTCTGGTTCGTCGTACGCGACGGGGCGGTACCGAACCAGCGAGCCGAAGGCATGAAGGCCCTCGCCTTCTACGCCGCCATCTTCCCGGAGTTCAAGACGACGCCGCAGGTCGGCGAGTACCTCGAACGCGCCTACGACAACTTCCTGACGAGCAACTTCGCGCCCGACGGCGGGAGCCTGGAGCAGTCCTTCAACTACAACGGGCAGGACAAGGAGGGCCTCGAGGAGGTCCTGCGGTTCTACGGCGACAGACGGCCGCGCTTCGCCGACCAGATCGAGGCGCGGGTAGCGGCGCGACGCGCCGTGGATGACGCGCTACAGACGCCGCTGGGGAGCTTGCCGCAGGTAGGGAACTCGCTCGACCATCCCGGACAGCCGGTGTGGCAGGGCGAGGCGGCCATCGCCAGGCAGTGGGAGCTGAACCACGGCAAGGTGCGGCCGCAGCGCTACACGTCCATTGCCCTGCCCTACAGCGGCTTCACCGCGATGCGCAGCGGGTGGGGTCTGAAGGGCCTGTACTTGTTCTTCATGAATGGGCGGCCGCAGTCGGGGCACTCGATGCGCGACAACAACGCGATCCAGGTCACGGCGTACGGGCGGCAACTGCTCGTCTGCGGGGGCGACCCGACCTATGGCGTGTTCCGCACCCCGGAGGCCAAGGGCGCGGACTTCTACCTCAGCGAGGCCTCGAGCCTCAAGAACAACACGGTGCTCGTGGACGGGCGATCGCAGTCAAAGGCCGGGCCGCACGCCAGCCGTGCGTGCCGCACCCCGATCGCCTCCCGCTGGCATACGTCGCCGCGCTGTGATGTCGTGGACGGCCTGTACGACCTGGGCTACGGGGATTTCCAGAGCAACCGCGACACCAACGTGGACAAGTCGGTCCAGCACTACCGGCGGGTGATCTTCGTCAGGCCGCTGAAGCTGTGGTTGGTCGAGGACCGCATGGTCAACACCGGCGACAAGCCGCACGAATACTCACAGGTGTGGAACTTCCTGCCCTACGCCGAGGACGCACGGGCCGACCGCTGCGTCTGGGGCTTCAGGGCGGACCAGTTCGACCTGCAGCCTCAGGCCAAGCGCTTCCGCACGACCGACCCGGGCGGGCCGAACGTCGAGCTGGTGCACTTCGGGCCGTCCATACAGTACCGCAAGTACTGCGGGAACCGCGACCCGTGGCTCGGATGGTACGCCTTCGGCATCGGCGATGCGCGGCCGAAGGTGGATGTGCACGTGGCCTGGCAAAGCAGCGACAGCGACACGCTGCTGACGCTGATCGTGCCGCTGGACACGGGCGAGGCGTCGCCCGTCGTCGAGCCGACCGAGGACGCGGCCGGCGACGCACACGACCTGAAGATCAAGCTGCGCGATGGGCAGTGGCTGTGGTATCGCAGCACGCCGGCGGAGGGCACCACACCTGCAGGGGCTCCCATGGGGTCGCGGGCGATCCTGGCGTGCGAGCAGGGGCGGGAGACATGGGGCGTCGCCTTCGGCTCGCAGAAGCTGAGTGTCAATGGCCGAGACTACACGCCGCCGAGCGAGGACTACGAGTATGTCGCGCCGCCGGACGGCCAACCGGTCTTCACGCCCATCGAGGCCCCTGTCGTGCCGGACCTTGTGCCCCCGCGGCCATTCCTGAAGATCGAGGACGCCGACCCGGTGACGGTCGCGAACCTGCGTGAGGGGCTCCAGGTGCGCTACACGACCGACGGCCGCGACCCGGATGTCGGGTCCACGCTGTACGAGGCGCCGGTGGCGCTCAAGCAGCCGGGTACGGTGAAGGCGCGCTTCTTCGCGGGCAAGCGGCCGCTGCCCCTGGTAGCCACACGCGACGTCCGGCCCTGGCCGTGGCCGCTGCGCACCGCAGACCGCCAGGAGACGCAGGGGCTCGAGCCGGGGCTGAAGTATGACTTCTTCGTCCACCAGTCCAGCATCCGCATCTACGACCTGATGCTGCGCAGGCCGGAGCGGTCGGGAGTGTGCGCGGGGCTGGACATGAGCCTCTCCGAGCCGGTGCGGTTCTGCGGTGTGAAGTGGCGGGGCTATGTCCGGGTACCGCGGGACGGCGTCTACCACTTCTTCCTCGATAGCCCGGAGACGGCCGCGCTCTTCATCCAGAACCCGGAGCGCGACCTGCAACTGCCGGTGCTGGCGACGGTCGGGTGGTGGGGCAGCCAGGACAGCGGCAGCGCGGCGCTGCAGGCCGGGCTGCACATGATCGAGATCCAGTTCATGCGCAACTCGAGGAACGAATTGAAGGTGGAGGTCGAGGGGCCGGGCGTGACGCGGCAGGCGTTGACCGACCAGTGGTTCTGGCGGGAGCGGTGA
- a CDS encoding Glu/Leu/Phe/Val dehydrogenase, protein MAAYNPREVALQQLADTAARISLPDAIHQKLRHPKRILTVSIPTAMDDGSERVFTGYRVQHSMERGPCKGGIRYHPDVTLDEVTALAMWMTWKCAVVNIPFGGAKGGVVCDPKEMSLDELERMTRRFTSELVPIIGPDTDVPAPDVYTNALTMAWIMDTYSMNKGYQVRGVVTGKPVELGGSLGRDTATARGCDVCTREAMKVLGIPPEGARVVVQGFGNAGSYYAMFAEQAGCKVIAVSDSKGGVYCDRGLDVAAVRKHKRETGSVVGSANCDAIGDAELLALECEVMAPAALENVITVQNAGNVRARIIAEAANGPTTPEAQPILDDKGVFVIPDILANAGGVTVSYFEWVQSLQYLYWSAEEVDSRLLDTMEKAFRAVYEESQEKRINMRDAAFNIGVGRVAKVQMLRGIYP, encoded by the coding sequence ATGGCCGCATACAACCCTCGCGAGGTCGCGCTACAACAACTCGCCGACACCGCCGCACGCATCAGTCTCCCCGATGCCATCCACCAGAAGCTCCGCCACCCCAAGCGCATCCTGACGGTGTCCATCCCCACGGCGATGGACGACGGCAGCGAGCGGGTCTTCACCGGCTATCGCGTGCAGCACAGCATGGAACGCGGGCCGTGCAAGGGCGGCATTCGTTACCACCCGGACGTGACGCTGGACGAAGTGACCGCGCTGGCGATGTGGATGACATGGAAGTGCGCGGTCGTCAACATCCCCTTTGGCGGCGCCAAGGGCGGCGTAGTCTGTGACCCCAAGGAAATGTCGCTGGACGAGTTGGAGCGGATGACGCGCCGCTTCACGAGTGAGCTGGTCCCGATCATCGGCCCCGATACCGACGTGCCCGCCCCCGATGTCTACACCAACGCCCTGACCATGGCCTGGATCATGGACACCTACAGCATGAACAAGGGCTACCAGGTGCGCGGCGTGGTCACCGGCAAGCCGGTGGAACTGGGCGGCTCCCTCGGCCGGGACACGGCCACTGCCCGCGGCTGCGATGTCTGCACGCGCGAGGCGATGAAGGTCCTGGGTATCCCGCCCGAAGGCGCCCGTGTGGTCGTCCAGGGCTTTGGCAACGCGGGGAGCTACTACGCCATGTTCGCCGAGCAGGCCGGGTGCAAGGTCATCGCGGTCTCCGACAGCAAGGGCGGGGTGTACTGCGATCGCGGCCTGGACGTGGCGGCCGTGCGGAAGCACAAGCGCGAGACAGGCTCCGTGGTCGGGAGCGCCAACTGCGACGCCATCGGCGATGCGGAGTTGCTGGCCCTCGAGTGCGAGGTAATGGCACCGGCGGCGCTGGAGAACGTCATCACCGTGCAGAACGCTGGCAACGTGCGAGCCAGGATCATCGCCGAGGCGGCCAACGGGCCGACAACCCCCGAGGCGCAGCCCATTCTGGACGACAAGGGGGTTTTCGTCATTCCGGACATCCTGGCCAACGCCGGCGGCGTGACCGTCTCGTACTTCGAATGGGTGCAGTCGCTGCAGTACCTCTACTGGTCGGCGGAAGAGGTGGACTCGCGCCTCCTGGACACCATGGAGAAGGCGTTCCGGGCCGTGTACGAGGAGAGCCAGGAGAAGCGGATCAACATGCGCGACGCGGCCTTCAACATCGGCGTGGGGCGTGTGGCCAAGGTGCAGATGCTGCGGGGGATCTACCCCTAG
- a CDS encoding Gfo/Idh/MocA family oxidoreductase — MSSIEPVVRTPLRAAIVGASGIGKHHAKWVAALGGEVAAIVGSSAETAAATARALQDQLQISPRPYHDLAAMLTAEAPDLVHVCTPPHLHHGHVMALASHRCHLLCEKPLTWDDAKPGEQLLAEAREMVAATTRPDRVTAVNLQYTAVPLAYDALLQALGLPRERPRTFFMHMDSRRERNVYEIIWRELSPHCLSVLAAFCGPGQVDFDTVDLVLGERQDRAQFVYVCADGARCEAEIVVGTVLEGPLTRRFGINGVIADYEGRNDAAGVFRTYLKLDDAEQMSDDFMYLSMRQMLLAVTGQTEQPLATLAEGLHNEEMQIGILARGRRTGD, encoded by the coding sequence ATGAGCAGCATCGAGCCGGTCGTGCGCACGCCCCTGCGTGCCGCCATCGTCGGCGCCTCCGGCATCGGCAAGCACCACGCCAAGTGGGTGGCGGCGCTGGGCGGGGAAGTGGCCGCCATCGTCGGCTCCTCGGCCGAGACCGCCGCCGCGACCGCGCGGGCGCTGCAGGACCAACTGCAGATCAGCCCCCGGCCCTACCACGACCTCGCGGCCATGCTCACCGCCGAAGCCCCCGATCTCGTGCATGTCTGCACGCCCCCGCACCTGCACCATGGCCATGTGATGGCCCTGGCCTCACACCGCTGCCACCTGCTGTGCGAGAAGCCGCTGACCTGGGATGACGCCAAGCCGGGCGAGCAGCTCTTGGCCGAGGCGCGGGAGATGGTCGCGGCCACCACCCGCCCGGACCGGGTCACGGCGGTCAACCTGCAGTATACGGCCGTGCCGCTGGCGTACGACGCGCTGCTGCAGGCGCTGGGACTGCCGCGCGAGCGGCCGCGCACGTTCTTCATGCACATGGACTCGCGCCGCGAGCGGAATGTGTATGAGATCATCTGGCGGGAATTGTCGCCCCACTGCCTGAGCGTGCTGGCGGCCTTCTGCGGGCCGGGCCAGGTGGACTTCGACACGGTGGACCTGGTGCTGGGCGAGCGGCAGGACCGGGCACAGTTCGTGTACGTCTGCGCCGACGGGGCGCGCTGTGAGGCGGAGATCGTGGTCGGCACGGTGCTGGAGGGGCCGCTGACCCGGCGCTTCGGCATCAACGGCGTCATCGCCGACTACGAGGGGCGCAACGACGCGGCCGGGGTCTTCCGCACGTATCTGAAGCTGGACGACGCCGAACAGATGAGTGATGACTTCATGTACCTGTCCATGCGGCAGATGCTGTTGGCCGTGACCGGGCAGACCGAGCAGCCGCTGGCGACGCTGGCCGAGGGGTTGCACAATGAGGAGATGCAAATCGGCATCCTGGCGAGGGGGCGCCGAACCGGCGACTGA
- a CDS encoding FxLYD domain-containing protein yields MPLRRPLHPALLAAAALLLLCGGCARGGRGKITDLFISNQRYVIDETRDMVHVYGRLENTGRARFRQVEVQVTLLSKSGSSRGENSTILSGIQPLEKRLFAVDVTSHGRVNSVDVQVREPKAP; encoded by the coding sequence ATGCCCCTGAGAAGGCCCCTTCATCCGGCCCTCCTGGCAGCGGCCGCGCTTCTGCTTCTGTGCGGCGGATGCGCGCGCGGCGGCAGGGGGAAGATCACCGACCTGTTCATCAGCAACCAGCGCTACGTGATTGACGAGACGCGCGACATGGTCCACGTCTACGGGCGGCTCGAGAACACGGGGCGAGCCCGCTTCCGGCAGGTCGAGGTGCAGGTCACGCTGCTCTCGAAGTCCGGCAGCAGCCGGGGTGAGAACAGCACCATCCTGTCGGGCATCCAGCCCCTGGAGAAGCGCCTGTTCGCGGTGGACGTCACGAGCCACGGGCGGGTCAACAGCGTGGATGTCCAGGTGCGCGAACCCAAGGCGCCGTGA
- the corA gene encoding magnesium/cobalt transporter CorA, with protein sequence MPTTMMLLRYDADQLEERELSAPEEFISALSQPGVLWLHVQGEVAPEQLRRFADLLHLHPLAVEDVANEPQRPKAEEYEEQDFIIAHTIEALDHQFVFRKFSMFVGENYVLSFQTGPDAVAEPVRQRLRTARGLIRHHGVDHLMYALLDTIVDSYFPILEDMGEYLDEVQEQALWHDRGDTVQTIQGAKRELRQVRRVLWPLRDVLNVLMRDDNNTVSQPVRHFLRDCYDHVIQLMDMVEVYREVAADLMDAYLSAISNRMNSIMKVLTIIATLFMPLTFLVGLYGMNFRTDVSRWNMPELTWRYGYPFVWVVMVLCVIVMLAYFRRRGWIGRPDVPCVEDEEPCPTPPRRRHRDRVDMI encoded by the coding sequence ATGCCCACCACGATGATGTTGCTGCGGTACGACGCCGACCAGCTCGAGGAGCGCGAGCTGTCAGCGCCGGAGGAGTTCATTTCGGCCCTGAGCCAGCCGGGCGTGCTGTGGCTGCATGTGCAAGGGGAAGTGGCGCCCGAGCAGTTGCGTCGTTTCGCGGACCTGCTGCACCTGCACCCCCTGGCAGTGGAGGACGTGGCGAACGAGCCACAACGCCCCAAGGCCGAGGAGTATGAGGAGCAGGACTTCATCATCGCCCACACCATCGAGGCGCTGGACCACCAGTTCGTGTTCCGCAAGTTCTCGATGTTCGTGGGCGAGAACTACGTGCTGAGCTTCCAGACCGGCCCCGATGCCGTCGCCGAGCCGGTGCGCCAGCGCCTGCGGACGGCGCGCGGCCTGATCCGCCACCACGGCGTGGACCACCTCATGTACGCCCTGCTGGACACCATCGTGGACAGCTACTTCCCGATCCTGGAAGACATGGGCGAGTACCTGGACGAGGTCCAGGAGCAGGCGCTGTGGCACGACCGCGGGGACACGGTCCAGACCATCCAGGGCGCCAAGCGCGAGCTGCGGCAGGTGCGCCGGGTGCTATGGCCACTGCGCGATGTGCTCAATGTGCTCATGCGCGATGACAACAACACGGTGTCACAGCCGGTGCGGCACTTCCTGCGCGACTGCTACGACCATGTGATCCAGCTCATGGACATGGTGGAGGTCTACCGCGAGGTGGCGGCCGACCTGATGGATGCGTACCTGTCGGCCATCTCCAACCGTATGAACTCCATCATGAAGGTGTTGACCATCATCGCGACCCTGTTCATGCCGCTGACGTTCCTCGTTGGGCTATACGGCATGAACTTCCGGACGGACGTATCGCGCTGGAACATGCCGGAGCTGACGTGGCGCTACGGCTATCCCTTCGTGTGGGTTGTCATGGTCCTGTGCGTCATCGTCATGCTCGCGTACTTCCGGCGGCGGGGCTGGATCGGGCGCCCGGATGTGCCGTGCGTCGAGGACGAGGAGCCGTGCCCGACCCCGCCGCGCCGCCGCCACCGCGACCGCGTGGACATGATCTAG